From a region of the Daphnia magna isolate NIES linkage group LG1, ASM2063170v1.1, whole genome shotgun sequence genome:
- the LOC116930976 gene encoding uncharacterized protein LOC116930976 — protein sequence MVRPCCICGIKKTSEAASKGIRFFKFPSVKSESHSIWIKTIRHHSKKISRPFTPRRNSIVCTSHFENTCFTRGKRKLQLKQGSIPTIFSFDDSTKEVVSISCDSKPKEVEEKEGNTEQNVTSSVMGDYASDGSSSLSPPVLLPLQELNSDFEETIEDPPDLELYDINRGYDESTGLTSFADLDMIKMDHIGSVADILGPDPYLQDESITMDERVDSSVGEERDEVDGQTILSFASVEEMQEFAHRQASSRLTKTNDFRQIKGWRNKFHQLTPSLSPSPCSSPLYIPANSVVFTSESSKSPTPTIFSSSTVALGPSLKAGEDKQEVTCEDLEVGSAIPTNQHKEPVLESDKTVESPKQVIAPSEETFQHSEQTVESSEDTTEIADEMVESLEESVGVYPELGPDGSISSEYAEYAASAVNFPYVEKRRKPLKKAIDMPDASNTTAPGPKISPKVPKKQPAIKGAQELPSVEIDEVPSSDLVVCEDLMEDVVVQEDEYVEVYDVPGNLEFPVVECGKLFCRLGCVCDTLTKTKNQSKVPVEHCALPECMLQCVCGFQEGKPSSRKCFASLLKGNESFYSKINWSGERRRRERRIPERFSEFHLGNESSSSTSNHGRSPEESKPVEAKSKNSGHHRAGNTHSSRPSSSLRTGCPSQQRLMPQDVGVEDSLPSPSSSRKWEPFRVKVCAEEIKLLRWDSFVSLSKVYVAPDHDIFCMEHSMYGCPCIETDRRIIRIASKYVPLPLIDTTRNADNRSPQSANGAKKVKAKAVASSPPSKNVAKKHTHPNMRLANKSRISPTEENVAAPQEPIARTSSLSKMRKLLNDERFQLQKLMTDEKTRAFDEEVDLAVRQGQTVQLVAWIRFHRIYHAGRIHIRFLSRRAGPVILVMRPTEIVAADITCDIQDMKSNDNSPEIVKELLDPCISPDETSRYAFLLCDGVKWELVGCLTLKTTDAPNPTAAPAPAPASLDTEDTSEFRKSPPSHQQPIAKKVPVAAFPEGLDTQQQQSAASLKCVSEFPVKAKEGVCPPIPVSLPSLLVKHSSVERINAMEQRRMQLEERLNQIKSKLMIPQAKPIASSKLLKSRNRTSTCPNPRSVPIVDQLVMPEEFPSRSLPQSGPSVQVAPKTARRSKRKPDMAYLIPDQCILPDDMPIVGLTEEQTEMEVKGHHQNLPDLLIDQVIKEPTRSMYPAAEKLAMFSRLIRNGSDPFFNGANYSSFEDTSTFASERVRSSTKRQQPAKIERPPPSPPVVPAAIPPTPSDLLKPNTRSSEVTLLKLQPIGPSLPNGVTGPNPVRRIRILTPQSAMNGTSGSGLIPLLTSRNGIEPNVIQQQRMHWSSKGVKPPVNSKSLATPVPSISESFMSVLAVPTSSAIAPTTSSKSTGCSAEASRSIQPANSKPNQVGSTPTVNSSLMTSDQKTQLSMKASSNMIPDGSTQLLMKANTTAADADSSRAVKLVQQHTDPESIPSSDDNAEPPKETTSSSKSVFPRIVTAEVSTVKSSSGTATRSLKIILEAMEGEHQDLCPSRASMLLPLHNINDQWCLVAIDHVPDSGFQVPGLTVFIPRDVLGRAASTAIERKARVSFPLHFQLKNVGSVFKKGFGVYGTPQLPRHVFLGPFPFNYLENCTPFAMQHNNRCMFLIKLTKPIPSDSGCANEPNQVTRTNKEQAEEVSLSTSIESSDKIVETTPESKTNEVVSTTVPADENGKPDCFSLTSSPQSDEVSVVATLAGASKTATVADQTFGNAESGLLENEGKECAKDSESDGIEIINENVNMNSELRMGSANASVPLQPMDGRPKRMFVARTPGLPPTNIKLFSESSVVVDHPFLRGEKETFTSIDEAKTWLQTLAIRQCKGKGFSSSGSDKSKTSNSADDSLANSEFTEDEEIDVCGQTTGESREQEETVDSASTTSRSPKRIRRLTEKARILAANKSKSSRSCTATTNVVKRSYNKQSSSRMGSSRSTVQRMLHIQKEQERRGLLGKLIRDLDALCAPDSGTRAKIVVLKNATTTVKHLEQQAKELENTYQALKLHRTALLTKREKIFAELPSEVSQIFNCLMESVALPSRHLTVAVSDRSKRNRLPSPQLSDQHNRGRVAVVVPNSALLSEFVNRPTTQHYVLTGVEL from the exons ATGGTCCGGCCCTGTTGCATATGTGGCATCAAGAAGACCAGCGAAGCCGCCTCAAAAGGAATCAGATTTTTCAA GTTTCCAAGTGTTAAAAGTGAATCACATTCAATTTGGATCAAGACAATTCGTCATCACTCAAAAAAGATATCACGCCCATTCACCCCTAGGAGAAATTCGATAGTATGCACCAGTCATTTTGAAAATACCTGTTTTACCCGAGGCAAAAGGAAGTTGCAACTTAAACAAGGCTCTATTCCCACAATTTTCAGTTTTGACGATTCGACAAAAGAG GTTGTCTCCATTTCGTGTGATTCTAAGCCGAAAGAGGTCGAAGAAAAGGAAGGCAATACTGAGCAGAATGTTACCTCTTCAGTCATGGGAGATTATGCCTCTGATGGGTCTTCTTCATTATCACCTCCTGTATTACTTCCCTTGCAAGAACTCAATTCAGATTTTGAGGAAACTATCGAAGATCCACCTGATCTAGAGTTATATGACATCAATCGTG GCTATGATGAGAGTACAGGGCTGACAAGCTTTGCCGACTTGGACATGATTAAAATGGATCATATTGGAAGTGTTGCAGATATCTTAGGACCTGATCCATACTTGCAAGACGAAAGTATCACCATGGACGAGCGGGTAGATTCCAGTGTAGGAGAAGAAAGGGATGAAGTAGATGGTCAGACCATTTTGTCATTTGCCAGTGTCGAGGAAATGCAAGAATTTGCTCATCGACAAGCAAGCAGCAGGTTAACGAAAACAAACGATTTTAGGCAAATCAAGGGCTGGAGGAACAAGTTTCATCAACTGACACCTTCGCTGTCCCCATCTCCATGCTCGTCCCCCCTTTATATTCCTGCTAATTCTGTCGTTTTTACATCGGAGAGTTCAAAGTCTCCAACGCCCACAATCTTCTCCAGCTCCACTGTTGCCCTTGGCCCTTCGCTTAAGGCTGGAGAGGACAAACAAGAAGTTACATGTGAAGATCTTGAAGTTGGTAGTGCTATACCGACTAATCAACATAAAGAGCCAGTTTTGGAATCAGATAAAACAGTTGAATCACCGAAGCAAGTCATCGCGCCATCGGAAGAAACGTTTCAACATTCAGAACAAACAGTTGAATCATCAGAAGACACTACtgaaatagcagacgaaatggTGGAATCGTTGGAAGAATCGGTAGGAGTTTATCCTGAACTCGGGCCAGACGGTTCAATTTCATCTGAATATGCCGAGTATGCAGCATCAGCTGTCAATTTCCCTTATGTTGAAAAACGACGCAAGCCACTAAAGAAAGCAATTGACATGCCTGATGCCAGTAATACAACTGCTCCCGGACCGAAAATTTCGCCTAAAGTTCCAAAGAAACAACCTGCAATAAAGGGTGCTCAAGAATTGCCTAGTGTGGAAATCGATGAAGTTCCTAGTAGCGATCTGGTCGTTTGTGAAGATTTAATGGAAGATGTTGTCGTTCAAGAAGACGAATACGTAGAAGTCTACG ATGTACCTGGAAATTTGGAATTCCCTGTTGTTGAATGCGGCAAGCTCTTCTGTCGACTAGGTTGCGTCTGCGACACattgacgaaaacaaaaaatcagtCAAAAGTTCCGGTAGAGCATTGTGCTCTACCTGAATGCATGTTACAATGTGTTTGTGGCTTTCAGGAGGGAAAACCTTCAAGTCGCAAATGCTTTGCTTCGTTACTTAAAGGTAACGAATCGTTTTACAGCAAGATCAATTGGTCAGGTGAGCGTCGAAGACGTGAGAGAAGGATACCTGAGCGTTTCTCCGAGTTCCATCTTGGCAATGAATCCTCTTCGTCTACTTCAAACCATGGCCGATCACCGGAAGAATCCAAGCCCGTTGAAGCAAAGAGCAAAAACAGTGGTCATCATCGAGCCGGTAACACTCATTCATCGCGcccatcttcttctttgagGACTGGCTGTCCATCACAGCAACGTTTGATGCCCCAAGACGTGGGTGTTGAGGACTCCCTTCCTTCTCCATCATCAAGTAGAAAATGGGAACCTTTCCGCGTAAAAGTTTGTGCCGAGGAAATCAAGTTGCTACGCTGGGATAGTTTCGTCAGCCTCTCGAAGGTTTACGTAGCGCCAGATCACGATATTTTCTGCATGGAACATTCAATGTACGGTTGTCCGTGTATTGAAACTGATCGAAGAATCATTCGAATCGCCTCTAAATACGTACCCTTACCACTTATCGATACCACCAGAAATGCGGATAACAGGTCGCCGCAATCGGCGAATGGTGCCAAGAAAGTGAAGGCCAAAGCTGTTGCTAGTAGTCCGCCATCTAAAAACGTTGCCAAAAAACATACGCATCCCAATATGAGATTGGCCAATAAATCAAGAATTTCACCAACAGAAGAAAATGTTGCTGCACCCCAAGAACCAATTGCCAGAACGTCTTCATTGTCAAAAATGCGTAAGCTTCTGAATGACGAGCGTTTTCAACTACAGAAGCTAATGACGGACGAAAAGACACGGGCGTTTGATGAGGAAGTTGATTTGGCCGTTCGTCAAGGCCAAACCGTTCAGTTGGTTGCTTGGATTCGTTTCCATCGCATCTATCACGCTGGGCGTATACACATCCGCTTCCTAAGCCGTCGAGCTGGACCGGTTATCTTAGTGATGCGCCCAACCGAAATTGTAGCAGCCGACATAACATGTGATATCCAAGATATGAAGAGCAATGATAATTCCCCAGAAATTGTAAAGGAGTTACTTGATCCGTGTATCTCACCGGACGAAACTTCCCGCTatgcatttcttctttgtgACGGAGTCAAGTGGGAGTTGGTAGGTTGTCTTACTCTGAAAACTACAGATGCACCCAACCCAACTGCAGCTCCAGCTCCAGCTCCAGCTTCATTGGATACGGAAGACACGTCAGAATTCCGTAAATCTCCGCCATCTCATCAGCAGCCGATCGCCAAAAAGGTGCCAGTAGCTGCATTTCCAGAAGGCCTAGATACTCAACAGCAACAAAGTGCAGCTAGTTTGAAGTGTGTCTCAGAGTTTCCAGTTAAAGCGAAAGAGGGCGTTTGCCCTCCCATTCCCGTCTCTCTTCCCAGCCTCTTAGTCAAGCATTCATCAGTGGAACGCATCAATGCCATGGAACAGCGACGTATGCAGTTGGAAGAAAGGCTAAACCAAATCAAATCGAAGCTCATGATACCACAAGCCAAGCCAATCGCCAGTTCGAAACTTTTGAAAAGCCGAAATCGTACTTCTACGTGTCCGAATCCACGTTCAGTCCCGATCGTTGATCAGCTAGTCATGCCCGAGGAATTTCCATCGCGTTCACTTCCACAGTCCGGTCCCTCGGTTCAGGTAGCTCCAAAGACTGCTCGACGCTCGAAGCGCAAACCGGATATGGCTTATCTTATTCCCGATCAGTGTATTTTACCTGACGATATGCCAATCGTCGGTCTCACAGAAGAACAAACTGAAATGGAAGTGAAAGGCCATCATCAAAATTTACCTGATTTGTTAATCGATCAAGTTATCAAGGAGCCTACACGATCCATGTATCCAGCAGCAGAAAAGCTCGCAATGTTTTCTCGGCTCATCCGAAATGGCAGTGATCCCTTTTTCAATGGTGCCAACTATTCGAGTTTCGAAGATACGTCTACTTTTGCTTCTGAACGAGTTCGTTCTTCTACCAAGCGTCAACAACCAGCGAAAATTGAACGGCCTCCTCCCTCTCCTCCTGTCGTCCCCGCTGCCATACCTCCAACACCTAGTGATTTGCTTAAGCCAAACACACGGTCATCAGAAGTAACACTATTAAAACTTCAACCAATTGGCCCGTCACTGCCAAACGGCGTTACTGGGCCGAATCCGGTACGGAGAATCCGCATCCTAACGCCGCAGTCAGCAATGAATGGAACTAGTGGAAGTGGTCTCATTCCATTATTGACCTCTCGTAACGGCATCGAACCTAATGTCATTCAGCAACAGCGGATGCACTGGAGTAGTAAAGGGGTGAAGCCACCAGTCAACTCAAAATCTTTGGCTACCCCTGTACCCTCTATATCGGAGTCGTTTATGTCCGTATTGGCAGTTCCAACGTCTTCCGCAATTGCACCGACCACGTCTAGTAAGTCAACCGGCTGCAGTGCGGAAGCTAGCCGCAGCATTCAACCTGCTAACAGTAAACCAAATCAAGTCGGATCGACACCCACCGTCAATTCCAGTTTGATGACCTCGGATCAGAAAACTCAGCTTTCGATGAAAGCAAGCTCAAATATGATTCCAGATGGGTCAACTCAGCTTTTGATGAAAGCCAACACAACCGCAGCCGATGCAGATTCATCCCGTGCTGTGAAACTTGTGCAACAACATACAGACCCAGAGTCGATTCCCTCGTCGGATGATAATGCAGAACCGCCAAAAGAGACAACATCATCATCCAAAAGTGTTTTCCCAAGAATAGTCACTGCCGAGGTCAGTACCGTTAAATCGTCGTCGGGAACTGCAACGCGAAGTCTAAAAATCATTTTAGAAGCTATGGAGGGCGAACACCAAGATCTCTGCCCAAGTCGAGCAAGTATGCTCCTGCCGTTGCATAACATCAACGATCAATGGTGCCTCGTTGCTATCGATCATGTCCCGGATAGTGGCTTTCAAGTTCCTGGCCTGACAGTGTTTATTCCTCGTGACGTATTAGGGCGCGCAGCTTCCACGGCAATTGAACGCAAAGCTCGAGTCTCTTTCCCGCTGCACTTCCAGCTGAAAAACGTTGGCTCCGTGTTCAAGAAAGGTTTTGGAGTTTATGGAACACCGCAACTTCCTCGTCACGTTTTTCTCGGtccatttccttttaattaTTTGGAAAACTGTACACCTTTTGCGATGCAACACAACAACCGTTGCATGTTCCTCATCAAGTTAACCAAACCTATACCGTCCGATTCCGGTTGTGCGAATGAGCCGAATCAGGTAACGCGAACGAACAAAGAACAGGCTGAAGAAGTATCACTGTCAACTTCGATAGAGTCATCAGACAAAATTGTCGAAACCACGCCTGAATCCAAGACCAACGAAGTGGTTTCTACAACGGTGCCCGCTGATGAAAATGGAAAGCCCGATTGTTTCTCGCTCACATCTTCCCCCCAAAGTGATGAAGTTTCTGTTGTCGCAACCCTTGCCGGAGCAAGTAAAACTGCCACAGTAGCCGATCAGACCTTTGGCAATGCGGAATCGGGATTATTGGAAAATGAGGGGAAAGAGTGTGCAAAGGATTCAGAGAGTGACGGAATAGAAATAATCAACGAAAATGTTAATATGAATTCTGAACTCCGAATGGGATCAGCCAATGCCAGTGTGCCGCTTCAACCCATGGATGGGAGACCGAAAAGAATGTTCGTCGCTCGTACACCGGGTCTACCTCCTACGAATATTAAACTATTTTCTGAAAGTTCGGTGGTAGTGGATCACCCTTTCTTACGTGGTGAAAAGGAAACGTTCACTTCCATTGATGAAGCAAAAACTTGGTTGCAGACTCTGGCCATCCGCCAGTGCAAAGGCAAAGGATTCAGTAGCAGTGGGAGTgataaatcaaaaacaagCAATTCAGCCGATGATTCCTTGGCAAATTCGGAGTTCACCGAAGACGAAGAAATCGACGTCTGCGGTCAGACTACGGGAGAATCACGTGAGCAGGAAGAAACGGTGGACTCGGCGTCGACCACGTCCAGAAGCCCTAAACGAATTCGGCGCTTGACGGAGAAAGCCAGAATTTTAGCCGCcaacaaatcaaaatcaagTCGAAGTTGCACCGCAACCACTAATGTAGTGAAGCGGTCTTACAACAAGCAATCTTCGTCGCGTATGGGGTCATCGCGCAGCACCGTTCAACGAATGCTGCACATTCAAAAAGAACAA GAGCGAAGAGGACTGCTCGGCAAACTTATTCGGGATCTCGACGCTTTGTGTGCACCAGACAGCGGAACTAGAGCTAAAATAGTCGTCTTGAAAAAT GCTACAACCACAGTCAAACATTTGGAGCAACAGGCAAAAGAACTGGAAAACACTTACCAAGCATTAAAACTTCATCGTACTGCTCTTCTCACAAAACGAGAGAAAATATTTGCAG AGTTGCCATCTGAGGTCAGCCAAATTTTCAACTGCCTCATGGAATCAGTGGCGTTGCCCTCGCGGCATTTAACTGTTGCGGTAAGTGATCGTTCTAAGCGAAATCGACTACCGTCTCCTCAACTTAGTGACCAACATAATCGGGGTCGCGTTGCGGTTGTAGTTCCTAACAGCGCTCTATTAAGCGAATTTGTTAATCGTCCTACAACGCAGCACTATGTCTTGACAGGGGTAGAATTGTAA
- the LOC116931034 gene encoding selenoprotein K: protein MVYISAGGQVVQNDGWSIQKVKRTFWNFVDGVLLFFQTLISPASNRRGGRYVTQYGAPGSSGRSQRQIGRPGNVSGVAAPPCGTGGG, encoded by the exons ATGGTTTACATATCAGCAG GTGGACAAGTAGTCCAAAATGATGGTTGGTCAATCCAGAAAGTCAAAAGAACATTCTGGAATTTCGTAGACGGTGTTCTTCTTTT TTTCCAGACCCTTATCAGTCCTGCATCAAACCGAAGAGGCGGCAGATATGTTACACAGTATGGTGCACCTGGATCAAG TGGTAGGTCCCAAAGACAAATAGGAAGACCTGGTAATGTAAGCGGAGTGGCTGCACCACCTTGTGGGACAGGCGGAGGATGA
- the LOC116930994 gene encoding uroporphyrinogen-III synthase isoform X1: MDCVQAWRRWYQPASYYCLKIMAEGSRGTVALFKSSDENALNDDRYLTLLEENNFTVNLVPTLSFEYQTENLRERLQQPYKYSGIILTSPRSAESVNQAMADLLCAWKEMRHYCVGVKTGETAVNLLGLKNLVGQTCGNAENLSSLIVKDFQKGCIPLPLLFPCSSLKLDTLPRTLAEHNVPIDIVNSYVTVPHPHLRDFVMQLSQKKPDYLVFFSPSGVTFSLPYLKEFGLIASVKNISLGNTTAHALEEAKIGVSRICNKPTPEALIIALNSLQIK, translated from the exons ATGGACTGTGTGCAGGCATGGAGACGTTGGTATCAGCCT GCTTCTTACTATTGCTTGAAAATCATGGCAGAAGGTTCACGAGGTACGGTCGCCCTATTCAAATCCTCTGATGAAAATGCATTAAACGACGACCGCTATTTAACACTTTTGGAAGAGAATAATTTCACGGTTAATTTGGTGCCTACTCTGTCCTTCGAGTACCAAACAGAAAATCTGCGAGAACGTCTACAACAACCATATAAATATTCAG GAATTATACTGACAAGCCCTAGATCCGCAGAATCCGTTAACCAGGCCATGGCAGACTTGCTTTGTGCTTGGAAGGAAATGCGACATTACTGTGTCGGCGTAAAAACCGGGGAAACAGCTGTCAACCTTCTTGGTCTGAAGAATTTGGTTGGGCAGACTTGTGGAAATGCCGAAAATCTCAGTTCATTAATAGTAAAAG ATTTTCAGAAGGGTTGCATTCCACTACCACTGTTGTTCCCGTGTAGTAGCTTGAAACTGGATACTCTTCCGCGGACACTTGCAGAACATAATGTCCCCATTGACATTGTAAACAGCTATGTGACAGTGCCGCATCCTCATCTACGAGATTTTGTCATGCAACTTTCTCAAAAG AAACCTGACtatttggttttcttcagCCCATCCGGTGTGACTTTTAGTTTACCGTACCTGAAAGAGTTCGGATTGATTGCCAGTGTCAAA aacatAAGTCTTGGAAATACGACAGCCCATGCTCTAGAGGAGGCCAAAATCGGTGTTAGCCGAATTTGTAACAAACCAACCCCAGAAGCTTTGATCATAGCATTAAATTCTTTGCAAATAAAATAG
- the LOC116930994 gene encoding uroporphyrinogen-III synthase isoform X2, with product MAEGSRGTVALFKSSDENALNDDRYLTLLEENNFTVNLVPTLSFEYQTENLRERLQQPYKYSGIILTSPRSAESVNQAMADLLCAWKEMRHYCVGVKTGETAVNLLGLKNLVGQTCGNAENLSSLIVKDFQKGCIPLPLLFPCSSLKLDTLPRTLAEHNVPIDIVNSYVTVPHPHLRDFVMQLSQKKPDYLVFFSPSGVTFSLPYLKEFGLIASVKNISLGNTTAHALEEAKIGVSRICNKPTPEALIIALNSLQIK from the exons ATGGCAGAAGGTTCACGAGGTACGGTCGCCCTATTCAAATCCTCTGATGAAAATGCATTAAACGACGACCGCTATTTAACACTTTTGGAAGAGAATAATTTCACGGTTAATTTGGTGCCTACTCTGTCCTTCGAGTACCAAACAGAAAATCTGCGAGAACGTCTACAACAACCATATAAATATTCAG GAATTATACTGACAAGCCCTAGATCCGCAGAATCCGTTAACCAGGCCATGGCAGACTTGCTTTGTGCTTGGAAGGAAATGCGACATTACTGTGTCGGCGTAAAAACCGGGGAAACAGCTGTCAACCTTCTTGGTCTGAAGAATTTGGTTGGGCAGACTTGTGGAAATGCCGAAAATCTCAGTTCATTAATAGTAAAAG ATTTTCAGAAGGGTTGCATTCCACTACCACTGTTGTTCCCGTGTAGTAGCTTGAAACTGGATACTCTTCCGCGGACACTTGCAGAACATAATGTCCCCATTGACATTGTAAACAGCTATGTGACAGTGCCGCATCCTCATCTACGAGATTTTGTCATGCAACTTTCTCAAAAG AAACCTGACtatttggttttcttcagCCCATCCGGTGTGACTTTTAGTTTACCGTACCTGAAAGAGTTCGGATTGATTGCCAGTGTCAAA aacatAAGTCTTGGAAATACGACAGCCCATGCTCTAGAGGAGGCCAAAATCGGTGTTAGCCGAATTTGTAACAAACCAACCCCAGAAGCTTTGATCATAGCATTAAATTCTTTGCAAATAAAATAG
- the LOC116931028 gene encoding pyridoxal phosphate homeostasis protein has translation MGIFSCHCQSLSSNILKQVSLNIYNNRKMTTSLHIKENLEFVRAKMIAASLKRAEEAVAYKTPRLVAVSKTKPAIDVIEAYHAGQRHFGENYIQELAEKSADSKILEKCPEICWHFIGHLQRNKVNKILSVQNLYMIETVDSLKLASALNTSWIKLEKTEKLKIMVQVNTSGEENKNGVPPSEATNLTKQIMNDCPGLEVCGLMTIGAYDYDVTLGPNPDFLKLVECHKEICHILDIQPGSLELSMGMSSDYEHAIELGSTNVRIGSTIFGPRATKH, from the exons ATGGGAATTTTCAGCTGCCACTGCCAGTCCCTCAGctcaaatattttaaaacaaGTTTCCCTGAACATATATAATAACAGAAAAATGACGACTTCATTACACATTAAAGAAAATCTGGAATTTGTGAGAGCAAAAATGATTGCAGCATCTCTGAAAAGAGCGGAAGAG GCGGTAGCATATAAGACGCCAAGATTAGTAGCTGTTTCGAAAACAAAACCTGCAATTGATGTAATTGAGGCCTACCATGCAGGACAAAGGCATTTTGGAGAAAATTACATCCAGGAATTGGCTGAAAAATCTGCTGATTCAAAA ATTTTGGAGAAATGCCCAGAAATATGTTGGCATTTTATTGGCCATTTGCAAAGAAACAAAGTGAACAAAATCCTTTCTGTACAAAACTTGTACATGATAGAAACTGTTGATTCACTTAAACTAGCTAGTGCTTTGAATACATCTTGGATTAAACTGGAGAAAACTGAAAAACTTAAGATCATGGTGCAGGTAAACACCAGTGGTGAAGAGA ATAAAAATGGAGTTCCACCCAGTGAAGCTACCAATTTAACAAAGCAAATCATGAATGATTGCCCAGGTTTGGAAGTTTGTGGATTAATGACAATTGGGGCATATGATTATGATGTCACTTTAGGACCTAACCCAGATTTTCTA AAACTGGTCGAATGTCACAAGGAAATCTGCCACATTTTAGACATACAACCAGGATCTTTAGAATTATCTATGGGGATGTCATCTGACTACGAACATGCA ATTGAGCTTGGGAGCACAAACGTAAGAATCGGAAGCACTATTTTTGGACCACGAGCAACGAAGCATTAA